The window CTAAAACTGCAGGTTATTATGATATCAATAATTGGGCTGATATATAAAATTATTGATATTTTTCAAGATTTTTTTAGGAGAGGCAATGATTGATTTAATGAAGGCGATAGAATTATTCATTAACCGTAAAGATAAATTTAAAAAAGCTGAAGAACGCGCAACCCGCAGGGAAGTATTTTTTAAAGAAATCGCTGAGCTTGATAATAATGAAAGTTTTGATGCGGACCGGAAAAGAGCGATGAAGAATTCAGCCGCTCAAAAATTAACAGGAAGTGGGTTGGTAACCTATGAACTTGTAGATTATTACTATAAAAATCCTAATTTTGTTAATTTTGAAATCATTGCTCCAGTCGTTGCATTTTGGGATCAAACCTTAATAAAAACTTATGATGATAAAGAGCAAATTATTAAGCTGGAGTTTAACCGCTGGGCATATAGAAAAGAACAGTTAATGGCTTTGTCTTCATGCATGATTATGCTGTTAGCGCTATGGTTCTTTTTTAATTATGGACATGCTGCTATTCATGCCATTTCATCAAATCTTTATATTAGTCAGAGCATTGTAGCTATCGCTTATTGCATTTTACTGCTGGGGTTGATGTCCGGCTTTATATTTGCCACATTTCTGTTCTTAACCTTAATGGATTTAAAAAGGCTGATTAAATAGCGCTGCATAGCTTATGCAGAAAAGCAGCCGAATAGCCCTTTTTGACTGGAAAGAGCATAAAATCAGCCATGTCAGCCGATATCATGGCTTTTATGCTTTGATTTTCGGGATAAGCTGTTAAAAATACTGTATTATTTGATGCGAATGATTTTTATTAACACTTTTAACAATGCATAAACATCTGATCCTGCTTTTTGCTTTATCTGCGCCCAATTGGGCATTTTCCGCCAGTTATGATCCGGACTTCAGCCAGCCCATACAGCTTTCAGGGGATTCATTAGGGCTGAACTTAAATTCTGGTGAAGGCGCCTACAAGGGAAACTTTACAGCAGTACAAGGCTCCATGAAGCTGGAAGGAAGTGAAATTCAGTTCAAGCAGAAGAAAAATAAGGAATTGGATAAAATTATTGCCAAGGGGCAGCCGGTTAAATTTCAAAAAAAGAGCCATCAAACAGGAGAATGGATCAAAGGCCACGCGCAAAACGTAATATATGATGCCACTAAACAGGAGATTAGGCTGGAAGGAAATGCGGAAATTAGCGGCGGCTTCGGCAAAAGCTTCAAAAGCGCCATTATTATTTATAGGCCGGCGGCTGGAGAGATTGAAGCCAGAGGCGATGCTAAAACTAGAGTCCGCGCAGTGATCCCGCCGAATAGTCCGAAATAAAGCATGCTGAGCGCTGCATGCTAATTGAAGCTGCCTTTTGAGGCTAATGCCAGTCAGTTAAGAAGTTGGCTGGCATTTTTTAAATTCTAGAATCTTTTAAATATAGATAATCTATTTTAAAAACAATTATATATTGTACTTTTGGTAAAATTAGATCATTTATGCGTTCTTAAGTTTCAGCGCTTGCACTGCCTCATTTTTCCTTTAGAAATTTAAACACCTTTGCGCAGGCAAGATCTTACTTTGGAAAGCCCCAAAGTAACAAAAGTCTTTTGTTACTCATACACGGCATCCTGAGCCAGTTTTAAGCACTGCTTTAAAATGCAGCGCAAGGGATGGGCAACGTGCGGCATTCATGCCGCATCGCGTATCCAAAGTTTGTTTTACTTAACTATGGGGTAGCAATGGGTCTAAATATCGAATTTAAAATGGAAAGACTCGGCCTGATGCGTTTTCTGCATTAAAGCCGGACGCATTAAAAAACAGCTGGAAATTGCCCGTGAATGGCTGAAGAATCTCTAAGAAAAATTCTATATACTCAAATGCTTAAAAATAAAATATGAATCATCGGCATGCATCAGCGCTTTTTAATTTTTCTCTGCTTTTCAGCGCTATTCGGGCTTTCCGGGTGTGACCGGCAGGTCAGCGCATTCAAAGACTATCTGATTGAGAAAAAAGCGGAAAAAGGCGATGCAGAAGCCATGTACCAGCTGGCCATGCGCCTGAAATCCAGCGATGCCAAGCTGTCTTTTGAATGGATACTGAAAGCTGCCGATGCCGGCCATGCCTTAGCGCAGGAAGAAGCCATTGACTGGTTTATCCGGCGTGAATCGCCGTTTCATGATTATGATCAAGCCTATGCATACAGCCTGAAGCTGGCAAAGACAGGCAATGCGCTTGCCCAATCGCAGCTGGCATGGCTGCTGGTCAACGGCTATGGCGCAGAGCGCAATTTTGATGAAGGCCTGCAATGGTATATCCAAGCTGCTGGGCAGGGGCATGCTTATTCCATGCAGTATCTGGGCTTTATGTATTTTATCGGCATGGGCGTGCCCGGCGACAACCAAGAAGCATTTCAATGGTTTAAAAAGGCTGCTGAAAAAGGCCAGAAAGAATCCCAGCTGCTGCTTGCCCATATGTATGAACAGGGCGTTGGAACCGCAGCCAATCCAGCGCAGGCTCAGCATTGGTTTGATGCCGTGGCGCCGTATCGCGAGCAGATTGAGCAGGGAAGAAGCATTATTCCAGAGTTTGATTTGGATGACAGCAGCATTGCAGACCGGGTCAAATCACAGGCGGAAATGAATAGGAACAATCAAGGCCAGCCTTCTGCATATTTTGAGCAGGACAGCAAGCGGTTCTATCAGCTGTATAATCTGGCCTTGGATTATCTGCACAGCAGCGCCGGCAGCAGCAGCCATGCTCAAGCCTTTAAAATTTTCAATCAGCTGGATATCCATCACGAAGGCGTCAGCTACCACTTGGCGGAAATGTACCGGCAGGGCTTGGGCACTGCGCAAGATGCCGTCAAAGCCGCAGCGCTGTATGAACAGTCGCATCAGGCCGGCAATTGGCAGGCTTCTTACCGGCTGGGTGAAATGTATTTGAATGGCGCATCCGGCATTGCGCAGAATGACCAAAAGGCGCTGTACTGGTTTAAGAAATATCAAAAGAAAATGCCGTCCGGCGCAGGGGATAAAATTGCTTTGCTCTATGCGCGCAATGCCCACACGCCTGCGGAAATGAAAAAAGCCATGCAGGATCTGGAAAAATTGGCCGCTTTGGGAAGCCAAGAGGCAATTTTCCAGCTGGCGCAATTTTATCAAAGCGGCACGGGTACGGCTAAAAATGAAGAGCAGGCGCTGTACTGGTATAAGCGCCTCGCCGACCGGGGCAACCCGCAGGCATTGGAAAAAATGGGCGATCTGTATATGAAAGGCGCAGCAGGCGTCATTAAAGACCGCCAAGCAGCTTATGACTGCTACCTGCAGTCCGCCATGCGCAAAAACCGCGCTGCCGAACAGAAAATGCTGAAGCTGGCGGAAACCGCCGCGGCCAGCCAGCAGTTTGAATTGGCGATGTTATATGCAGAGGGCGCACTCAGCAATAGCCCCTTAAATAAAGCCGGAACAGCAGAAAAGCTGATGAATATGGCCGCAGCTAAAGGGCATCAGCAGGCGCGGTTTTATTTAGAATCCAAGCGCCGCCATCAGGAAGCAGGCCGCAATTAAGCGCATTCCGCGGCTTTTTTGCGCGGAATGCTTACATGGATTAACCTAAAAGCCGGAAAAACCATACAAAAAATAAAGCAAACAAGTGATCTTTGATTAAAAAACACTCAAAATTGTTTCAATCTTTATGCTTTTTCCTTTGAGCGCATATTGTTCTATAGCATAAATCCTGAAAAAAATGCTTAGGGATATAAATGCTTAAATTTCATCAAAAAAACATCAATGGCGCAATTTTTGATATGGATGGGACAATGTTTGATACTGAACGGCTTCGGTTTCAAACCTTGAAACAGGCGTCTCTGGCGCTGCATGGCGTTGAATTTTCCGACGCCTATCTTATGGCCTGTTTAGGCTTGAGCGCGGCCAGTTCTGAAGCTTTGGCCAAGCAGGAATACGGCGAGGCCGTTCCTTATGCGGAAATCCGCAGGCATGCCGATGCCTTAGAGCTGGAAAGCGTGCGCCAATACGGCGTGCCGATTAAAAAAGGCCTGGTGCAGGTGCTGGAGCGCCTGCGCAAGTCTGGCCTGCGCATGGCGGTGGCGACTTCCAGCCGGCGCGCCATTGCGGAAGAATACTTGATCAATGCCAACGTCTATAAGTTCTTTGATGTGCTGGTCTGCGGCGACGAAGTCAAGCAGGGCAAGCCGCATCCTGAAATTTTCATTACGGCGGCCGAAAAGCTGAATTTGGACCCGGCAGCCTGCCTGATGTTTGAAGATTCGGCCAACGGCTTGCGTTCAGCGCGTCAAGCGCAGGGCCTGACCATTCTGCTGAAAGACATTAAAGCGCCAAATGAAGAAATGATGCGCAATGCGGATTTCTACTATGAAGACATGTATGCCTGCTTTGAAGATTTAGACCGCTTTGTCAGCCATTTGGCCATGCCGAAACTCACAGATGCCTTTCCGCAGAGCCTGAATCAGCTCAGTGTCGGCATTCACGGCTTTGGCGCCATCGGCGGCGGCTATATTGCGCAGATTTTTTCGCACTGGGATGGCTATACCCGGCCGAAGCGCATCTATGCGTCGACCCGCAACCCGCTGTATCAGTCTGCGGTGAATGCCTTCGGCGCTTACTGCATCCGCTATGGCCAGGTGTCTTATGATGAGCGCATTGAAAATATGCAGGTTATTGATGCGGGAAATCTTGAACAGATGCAGGAAATGTATACGGAATCCTGCATGATTGCGGTGTGCCTGCCGGAACAGGCCATTGCGCAGGAAGCCAAAACGATTGCCCAAGGGCTGATGGCGCGCCACATGGCCTTTGAACAGCAGGAAGCGCCGCTGACTTTGCTGATTATCCTGAATAAAGTCGGCGCAAAGCAGCTGTTTATGCAGCAGGTTAAAAAAGCCCTGCTGGAAATCTCCGATGCTGAAATTGCCGACAAGATTATGGCGCAGCACTATTTCTGCGACACTGTGGTGAACCGCATGGTGTCCAAGCTCAGTGACCAGAACCTGTACCGTCAGCTGCGGATCAAGCACAGCATTTTCCAGCAGCATCAGCAGGAGGGCGAGAGCGATCAAATTGAGCTGGAAGACGCAACCCGCTTAAGCGCAGATCAGGAGCGCCAGGCGGCGCTGTATGTAGAAGATTTGCGCCGCA is drawn from Acinetobacter sp. WCHAc010034 and contains these coding sequences:
- a CDS encoding tetratricopeptide repeat protein — its product is MHQRFLIFLCFSALFGLSGCDRQVSAFKDYLIEKKAEKGDAEAMYQLAMRLKSSDAKLSFEWILKAADAGHALAQEEAIDWFIRRESPFHDYDQAYAYSLKLAKTGNALAQSQLAWLLVNGYGAERNFDEGLQWYIQAAGQGHAYSMQYLGFMYFIGMGVPGDNQEAFQWFKKAAEKGQKESQLLLAHMYEQGVGTAANPAQAQHWFDAVAPYREQIEQGRSIIPEFDLDDSSIADRVKSQAEMNRNNQGQPSAYFEQDSKRFYQLYNLALDYLHSSAGSSSHAQAFKIFNQLDIHHEGVSYHLAEMYRQGLGTAQDAVKAAALYEQSHQAGNWQASYRLGEMYLNGASGIAQNDQKALYWFKKYQKKMPSGAGDKIALLYARNAHTPAEMKKAMQDLEKLAALGSQEAIFQLAQFYQSGTGTAKNEEQALYWYKRLADRGNPQALEKMGDLYMKGAAGVIKDRQAAYDCYLQSAMRKNRAAEQKMLKLAETAAASQQFELAMLYAEGALSNSPLNKAGTAEKLMNMAAAKGHQQARFYLESKRRHQEAGRN
- the mtlD gene encoding bifunctional mannitol-1-phosphate dehydrogenase/phosphatase, translated to MLKFHQKNINGAIFDMDGTMFDTERLRFQTLKQASLALHGVEFSDAYLMACLGLSAASSEALAKQEYGEAVPYAEIRRHADALELESVRQYGVPIKKGLVQVLERLRKSGLRMAVATSSRRAIAEEYLINANVYKFFDVLVCGDEVKQGKPHPEIFITAAEKLNLDPAACLMFEDSANGLRSARQAQGLTILLKDIKAPNEEMMRNADFYYEDMYACFEDLDRFVSHLAMPKLTDAFPQSLNQLSVGIHGFGAIGGGYIAQIFSHWDGYTRPKRIYASTRNPLYQSAVNAFGAYCIRYGQVSYDERIENMQVIDAGNLEQMQEMYTESCMIAVCLPEQAIAQEAKTIAQGLMARHMAFEQQEAPLTLLIILNKVGAKQLFMQQVKKALLEISDAEIADKIMAQHYFCDTVVNRMVSKLSDQNLYRQLRIKHSIFQQHQQEGESDQIELEDATRLSADQERQAALYVEDLRRNFQPSHILQNMDLILFNAETDMPIYAENASPLLSKMRQMILVDNIADIQLIKNRLWNGVHAMTAWHASQLQHPTIGLAMADARVQRFTAQLMAEVKQGLSLEVPEYRQDLDRLADAFLASCQSAYKDPCARVARDPLRKLNARERVLGSLETNLKYGLPHEALLQGAILGCLYAIQHGQSSRSEALAHVHSSIGGMEISSELQQALRSRIRQGVAQLLAAETAAERLDAAGG
- the lptA gene encoding lipopolysaccharide transport periplasmic protein LptA, with protein sequence MHKHLILLFALSAPNWAFSASYDPDFSQPIQLSGDSLGLNLNSGEGAYKGNFTAVQGSMKLEGSEIQFKQKKNKELDKIIAKGQPVKFQKKSHQTGEWIKGHAQNVIYDATKQEIRLEGNAEISGGFGKSFKSAIIIYRPAAGEIEARGDAKTRVRAVIPPNSPK